One part of the Pandoraea faecigallinarum genome encodes these proteins:
- a CDS encoding NAD-dependent epimerase/dehydratase family protein: MERILIIGANGQIGSELVEALAAQYGNGNVVATDIAPGPSRHPVHYETLDVLDAARLAALVERFGITQIFHLAALLSATGETRPLQAWTLNMNGLLNVLELAREHRGKGRSLRVFWPSSIAAFGPHTPAVETPQLAIMDPTTMYGISKQAGERLCEYYFTKFGVDVRSLRYPGVISYKTPPGGGTTDYAIEIFQAARRGQTYTCFLKEDATLPMIHMPDAVRATLELMNADASKLRVRSSYNVAGVSFDPKTLAGAIAHRVPGFTVTYAPDFRQAIAETWPHTLDDTHARYDWGWKPAYDLDAMVDDMLANVPLDWHASALGNAA; this comes from the coding sequence ATGGAACGAATTCTCATCATCGGCGCCAACGGGCAAATCGGCAGCGAACTCGTGGAGGCGCTGGCGGCGCAGTACGGCAACGGGAATGTCGTTGCGACGGATATCGCTCCGGGGCCGTCGCGTCACCCGGTGCATTACGAGACACTCGACGTGCTCGACGCCGCGCGTCTGGCCGCGCTGGTCGAGCGCTTCGGCATCACGCAGATCTTCCATCTGGCGGCGCTGCTCTCGGCCACTGGCGAGACGCGACCGTTGCAAGCGTGGACACTTAACATGAACGGCTTGCTCAACGTGCTCGAACTCGCGCGCGAGCATCGGGGCAAGGGCCGGAGCCTGCGAGTGTTCTGGCCGTCGTCGATTGCCGCTTTCGGCCCGCACACGCCTGCCGTGGAGACGCCGCAACTCGCGATCATGGACCCGACCACCATGTATGGCATCAGCAAGCAGGCGGGCGAACGGTTATGCGAGTACTACTTTACGAAGTTCGGGGTGGACGTGCGCAGCCTGCGCTATCCGGGCGTCATCAGCTACAAGACGCCGCCGGGCGGCGGCACGACCGATTACGCCATCGAGATCTTCCAGGCGGCGCGTCGCGGCCAGACGTACACCTGTTTCCTGAAGGAAGATGCCACGCTGCCGATGATCCACATGCCCGACGCCGTACGCGCGACGCTCGAACTGATGAACGCCGATGCGTCGAAACTGCGCGTGCGCTCGTCATACAACGTCGCGGGGGTGAGTTTCGATCCGAAGACGCTGGCCGGGGCGATTGCGCACCGTGTGCCGGGCTTTACCGTGACGTATGCGCCGGATTTCCGCCAGGCGATCGCCGAGACGTGGCCGCATACCCTCGACGACACGCACGCACGATATGACTGGGGCTGGAAGCCGGCCTACGATCTGGACGCCATGGTGGACGACATGCTCGCCAACGTACCGCTCGACTGGCACGCGAGCGCACTGGGAAACGCCGCCTGA
- the kbl gene encoding glycine C-acetyltransferase has protein sequence MTAQTPEAREGFYRQLTERLEDTRRQGLFKQERVLMSRQGPEVMCDDGQTRINLCANNYLGLSGSESLVKAGQKALEDFGFGLSSVRFICGTQGPHKELEARIAAFLGTEDAILYAAAFDANGGVFEPLFDEQDAIISDALNHASIIDGVRLCKAQRLRYAHNDMDDLERQLQAAAGARHRIIVTDGVFSMDGTIAQLDRIVALAEQYGALVMIDECHASGFMGPTGRGTHEHHGVLGRIDIITGTLGKALGGAMGGFTAGRREVIETLRQRSRPYLFSNSLAPAIVGTSLAVFEELEHSSARRERLHENTAFFRQEVAALGFTIKPGTHPIVPVMLFDATLAQRFAQRLYELGVIATGFFYPVVPQGQARVRVQLSAAHTREHLTRALAAFAQAGNELGILKQG, from the coding sequence ATGACCGCACAAACCCCGGAAGCCCGCGAGGGCTTCTACCGTCAACTGACCGAACGACTCGAAGACACGCGCCGGCAGGGCCTTTTCAAGCAGGAACGTGTGCTCATGTCGCGGCAGGGGCCGGAGGTCATGTGCGACGACGGGCAAACGCGTATCAACCTGTGTGCCAACAACTACCTGGGGCTGTCGGGCAGCGAATCGCTGGTCAAGGCCGGGCAGAAGGCGCTGGAAGATTTCGGCTTCGGCCTGTCGTCGGTGCGCTTCATTTGCGGCACGCAGGGCCCGCACAAGGAACTCGAAGCCCGCATCGCGGCATTCCTCGGTACCGAGGACGCCATTCTCTACGCCGCGGCGTTCGACGCCAACGGCGGGGTGTTCGAGCCGCTGTTCGACGAGCAGGACGCCATCATTTCCGACGCGCTGAACCACGCCTCCATCATCGACGGCGTGCGGCTTTGCAAGGCGCAACGTTTGCGCTACGCCCATAACGACATGGACGATCTCGAGCGCCAGTTGCAGGCCGCCGCGGGCGCGCGCCATCGGATCATCGTCACCGACGGAGTGTTTTCGATGGACGGCACGATTGCCCAGCTCGATCGCATCGTCGCGCTTGCCGAACAGTACGGCGCGCTCGTCATGATCGACGAGTGCCACGCCTCCGGCTTCATGGGCCCGACCGGGCGCGGCACGCACGAGCATCACGGCGTGCTGGGCAGGATCGACATCATCACCGGCACGCTGGGCAAGGCGCTGGGCGGTGCGATGGGCGGCTTTACGGCCGGCCGCCGGGAAGTCATCGAGACGCTGCGTCAGCGTTCGCGCCCCTACCTCTTTTCCAACAGTCTGGCACCGGCCATCGTGGGCACCTCGCTTGCCGTTTTCGAGGAGCTCGAACATTCGTCGGCGCGCCGCGAACGATTGCACGAAAACACGGCGTTCTTCCGTCAGGAAGTCGCGGCACTGGGCTTCACGATCAAGCCGGGCACGCACCCCATCGTCCCCGTCATGCTGTTCGACGCCACACTTGCGCAACGCTTCGCCCAGCGTCTGTACGAACTGGGTGTCATCGCCACCGGCTTCTTTTACCCCGTGGTGCCGCAAGGTCAGGCGCGCGTGCGCGTGCAGCTCTCGGCGGCCCATACCCGCGAACACCTCACCCGTGCGCTGGCGGCGTTCGCCCAGGCCGGTAACGAACTCGGCATTCTCAAGCAAGGTTGA
- a CDS encoding helix-turn-helix domain-containing protein produces MASTPAAAAVSPIAPPPVGDMIQQLRKERGMTLETLSRASGVSKSMLSQIERDKANPTIAVAWRLANALGVRLDQLLGAPAGDPEPVRIFGKHETPTLAGAEQAYQLKILGPMDLAGKFEWYELTLQPGAALVSEPHDPGTREHFTVFDGQVDIEVEHVARRARPGETARYPADRAHAIRNVGKAVARGLMVVIHG; encoded by the coding sequence ATGGCAAGTACTCCCGCAGCCGCTGCGGTGTCCCCTATCGCCCCGCCGCCCGTCGGCGACATGATCCAGCAGTTGCGCAAGGAGCGCGGCATGACGCTGGAGACGCTCTCGCGCGCCTCCGGCGTGTCGAAGTCGATGCTCTCGCAAATCGAGCGCGACAAGGCCAATCCGACCATTGCGGTCGCATGGCGTCTGGCGAACGCCCTGGGCGTGCGGCTCGACCAGTTGCTCGGCGCTCCCGCGGGCGACCCCGAGCCGGTGCGCATTTTCGGCAAGCACGAGACGCCGACACTCGCCGGGGCCGAGCAGGCTTATCAGTTGAAGATCCTCGGACCGATGGACCTCGCCGGGAAGTTCGAATGGTATGAACTGACGCTGCAACCGGGCGCGGCGCTTGTCTCCGAGCCGCACGATCCGGGCACGCGCGAGCATTTCACGGTATTCGACGGACAGGTTGACATCGAAGTCGAACATGTTGCCCGGCGCGCCAGACCGGGCGAGACGGCGCGCTACCCCGCCGACCGGGCGCACGCGATCCGCAACGTCGGCAAAGCGGTGGCGCGCGGCCTGATGGTCGTCATCCACGGCTAA
- a CDS encoding methyl-accepting chemotaxis protein: MQRLSLKAKLWSAVALMWVSLLAMAIWGAWAQRDTMLAERRAGLTHVVDAGLSLAKHYAARAERGEMSVTDAQRLAREQIGAIRYDGDNYFGILNSQRVIVLNSVNPKLEGKDMSQFRDPSGKLMFSDIVAAARTGDPFVTYLWPKPGSEQPVEKISRVGVFSPWDWYLTTGVYVDDINAAFLGALLRWGAMLAIVGLAVSGVMLLIIRNVQHSLGGEPEYAADIATRIADGDLLTQVRLRPGDGASLLYAMQRMQGNLQQMIGRIRSGTSAITVASREIAEGNTDLSARTEQQAAALEETASSMEQLTSTVRQNADNARQASQLAENASAIAVRGGQVVDQVVATMEGISHSSGKVVDIIGVIDGIAFQTNILALNAAVEAARAGEQGRGFAVVAGEVRTLAQRSAAAAREIKELIESSNSRVQDGSVLVAQAGQTMHEVVQAVRRVTDIMGEISAASEEQSHGIEQVGRAVTQMDEVTQQNAALVEQAAAAAASMEDQARLLDQAVAAFRMNGTATAPGAPDAPLTQGTAAVALRRLAA, encoded by the coding sequence ATGCAGCGATTGAGTCTGAAAGCGAAGTTGTGGTCTGCGGTGGCATTGATGTGGGTGAGCCTGCTCGCAATGGCAATCTGGGGCGCATGGGCCCAACGCGACACAATGCTCGCCGAGCGCCGCGCGGGCCTGACCCACGTGGTCGACGCCGGTCTGAGTCTGGCCAAGCACTACGCCGCACGCGCCGAGCGCGGTGAAATGAGTGTCACCGACGCCCAAAGACTGGCGCGCGAGCAGATCGGCGCGATCCGTTACGACGGCGACAACTATTTCGGTATCTTGAACTCCCAGCGCGTGATCGTGCTCAATTCGGTGAATCCGAAGCTCGAAGGCAAGGACATGAGCCAGTTCCGCGATCCGTCGGGCAAGCTCATGTTTTCGGACATCGTGGCGGCCGCGCGCACCGGCGATCCGTTCGTCACTTATCTGTGGCCGAAGCCCGGCTCCGAGCAACCCGTGGAGAAGATCAGCCGAGTTGGCGTGTTCTCGCCGTGGGACTGGTATCTGACGACGGGCGTCTACGTCGACGACATCAACGCGGCCTTCCTTGGCGCGCTGTTGCGCTGGGGCGCGATGCTCGCCATCGTCGGTCTGGCCGTATCGGGCGTCATGCTGCTCATCATCCGCAACGTCCAGCACAGTCTGGGCGGGGAACCGGAGTACGCCGCGGACATCGCAACGCGTATCGCCGACGGCGATCTGCTCACGCAGGTACGGCTGCGCCCGGGCGACGGCGCAAGTCTGCTTTATGCCATGCAACGCATGCAAGGCAACCTTCAGCAGATGATCGGACGCATCCGCAGCGGCACCAGCGCCATTACCGTCGCGTCGCGAGAGATTGCCGAAGGCAACACCGATCTGTCGGCGCGCACCGAACAGCAGGCGGCGGCGCTCGAAGAGACGGCGTCGTCGATGGAGCAGCTCACTTCGACGGTGCGTCAGAACGCCGACAACGCGCGTCAGGCGAGTCAACTGGCGGAGAATGCGTCGGCCATCGCCGTGCGCGGCGGACAAGTGGTGGACCAGGTGGTTGCCACGATGGAAGGCATTTCCCATAGCTCGGGCAAGGTCGTCGACATCATTGGCGTGATCGACGGTATCGCTTTCCAGACGAACATTCTCGCGCTCAATGCGGCGGTGGAAGCCGCACGCGCGGGCGAGCAGGGACGCGGCTTCGCGGTCGTGGCGGGCGAAGTCCGCACGCTGGCGCAGCGTAGCGCGGCCGCGGCCAGGGAGATCAAGGAACTGATCGAATCGTCGAACAGCCGTGTGCAGGACGGCTCGGTGCTCGTCGCACAGGCGGGTCAGACGATGCACGAAGTGGTCCAGGCGGTGCGGCGCGTGACCGACATCATGGGCGAGATTTCGGCGGCGTCCGAAGAACAGAGCCACGGCATCGAGCAGGTCGGCCGGGCGGTCACGCAAATGGACGAAGTCACGCAGCAGAACGCAGCGCTCGTGGAACAGGCGGCCGCGGCCGCCGCCTCGATGGAAGATCAGGCCCGCCTGCTCGATCAGGCGGTGGCCGCATTCCGGATGAACGGGACGGCCACGGCACCCGGCGCCCCAGACGCACCGCTCACGCAAGGCACGGCGGCCGTGGCGCTCCGGCGGCTGGCGGCCTGA
- a CDS encoding TetR/AcrR family transcriptional regulator, translating into MAKSTTSSSPQAPAAPAVSSAAHRRGAAPRAGKTPRHVTPAPIAQQHLLDAAVELFHSEGVRAVGVDAVVKRAGVNKMSLYRQFASKDDLILAYLDHMQTASLARIDESIAKRPGEPRAQMLQIFLDLSERASKPGYRGCPFVNVAAEFPDPAHAARVSVLNYKAEVVRRFTALVTAAGLKEPAPLVDALSLILEGAYAASQTFGAGSPPLRILPIVAQRIIDAGMAGELTA; encoded by the coding sequence ATGGCCAAATCGACCACGTCTTCATCGCCGCAGGCGCCCGCAGCGCCCGCGGTGTCGTCTGCCGCGCACCGGCGCGGTGCTGCGCCGCGTGCCGGCAAGACGCCACGCCATGTCACGCCGGCCCCCATCGCACAACAGCACCTGCTCGACGCCGCCGTGGAGTTGTTCCATTCGGAAGGTGTGCGCGCCGTGGGGGTGGACGCCGTCGTCAAACGCGCGGGTGTGAACAAGATGAGCCTGTACCGTCAGTTCGCATCGAAGGACGACCTGATTCTGGCGTATCTCGATCATATGCAGACGGCAAGTCTCGCGCGTATCGACGAAAGCATCGCGAAGCGCCCGGGCGAACCGCGCGCGCAGATGCTGCAAATTTTCCTGGATTTGTCGGAGCGGGCGAGCAAACCCGGCTATCGCGGCTGCCCGTTCGTGAATGTGGCGGCGGAATTCCCCGATCCGGCCCATGCGGCGCGGGTGTCGGTGCTCAATTACAAGGCGGAAGTGGTGCGCCGCTTCACGGCCCTCGTGACGGCGGCCGGCCTCAAGGAGCCGGCGCCGCTGGTCGACGCGTTGTCGCTGATTCTCGAAGGCGCCTACGCCGCGAGCCAGACCTTCGGCGCGGGTTCACCGCCGCTGCGTATTCTGCCGATCGTCGCGCAGCGGATCATCGACGCGGGAATGGCAGGCGAGTTGACGGCGTAG
- a CDS encoding MFS transporter has translation MKAALAKRIDGHFHYGWIVVGVIFLVLLASAGIRATPSVMMVPLEHDFGWSRATISLAISVNLALYGLTGPFAAAAMQRFGIRPTVMVALLLLASGTALSSLMTAPWQMVLIWGVMVGGGTGVAAVTLAATVSNRWFHTHRGLAMGILTASSATGQMVFLPMMAAITENYGWRPVVLVVALVAAIVLPLVAFLLPERPGSVGLRPVGAPEDAADVPLTQGNPLTAALSALRMAAGKRDFWLLFFSFFICGASTNGYIGTHFIAMCGDYGISEVKGAGILAAMGILDLVGTTASGWLSDRYNSRVLLFWYYGLRGLSLIYLPYAFGLDFFGLPLFALFYGLDWIATVPPTVRLTTDVFGKTMAPIVFGWIVAGHQLGAATAALVAGSLRATLGNYTMASMLSGGVCIVGAFMVLRIAPHAPKRPAAANA, from the coding sequence ATGAAGGCTGCACTTGCAAAGCGCATCGACGGACATTTCCACTACGGGTGGATCGTCGTCGGCGTCATTTTTCTGGTTTTGCTTGCCTCGGCGGGCATCCGCGCGACGCCGAGCGTCATGATGGTGCCGCTGGAGCACGACTTCGGCTGGAGCCGCGCCACGATCTCGCTGGCGATCTCGGTGAACCTTGCGCTGTACGGCCTGACCGGCCCGTTTGCCGCAGCCGCCATGCAGCGTTTTGGCATTCGTCCCACGGTCATGGTGGCGTTGCTGCTGTTGGCGTCGGGCACGGCGTTGTCGTCGCTCATGACGGCGCCCTGGCAGATGGTGCTGATCTGGGGCGTGATGGTCGGCGGCGGGACGGGTGTGGCCGCCGTCACGCTCGCGGCCACGGTCTCGAACCGCTGGTTTCACACGCATCGCGGCCTGGCGATGGGCATTCTCACGGCAAGCTCGGCAACGGGCCAGATGGTGTTCCTGCCGATGATGGCGGCGATCACCGAAAACTACGGCTGGCGCCCGGTGGTGCTGGTCGTGGCGCTCGTGGCGGCAATCGTTTTGCCTCTGGTGGCGTTCCTGTTGCCGGAGCGTCCCGGCTCGGTCGGACTGCGTCCGGTCGGCGCACCGGAAGATGCCGCCGACGTGCCGCTCACGCAAGGCAACCCCCTTACTGCCGCGTTGTCTGCGTTGCGCATGGCCGCCGGCAAGCGCGACTTCTGGCTGCTGTTCTTCAGCTTTTTCATCTGCGGCGCGAGCACCAACGGTTACATCGGCACGCACTTCATCGCGATGTGCGGCGATTACGGCATTTCCGAGGTGAAGGGAGCGGGCATTCTGGCGGCGATGGGCATTCTCGACCTCGTGGGCACCACGGCCTCGGGCTGGCTCTCGGACCGATACAACAGCCGCGTGTTGCTGTTCTGGTACTACGGTCTGCGCGGTCTGTCGCTGATCTATCTGCCGTACGCCTTCGGGCTGGACTTCTTCGGGCTCCCGCTTTTCGCGCTGTTCTACGGGCTGGACTGGATTGCGACGGTGCCGCCGACGGTGCGCCTGACCACCGATGTCTTCGGCAAGACGATGGCCCCGATCGTGTTCGGCTGGATCGTCGCCGGCCATCAACTGGGCGCGGCCACTGCCGCACTCGTTGCCGGTTCGCTGCGTGCCACGCTCGGTAACTACACGATGGCGTCGATGCTGTCGGGCGGCGTGTGCATCGTCGGGGCATTCATGGTGCTGCGAATTGCGCCGCACGCACCGAAGCGCCCGGCGGCCGCGAACGCCTGA
- a CDS encoding alkene reductase, which translates to MTDSQHTPLAALDTDLFSPYPLGPLELSNRIVMAPLTRSRAGQGDVPGPMVAEYYAQRASAGLIISEATNISQQGKGYAFTPGIYTEAQVAGWKQVTDALHAKGGKIFCQLWHVGRISHPSLQPGGALPVAPSAIQPAGKAFTEHGFEPHPVPRALETSEIPGIVEQYRHAAECARRAGFDGVEIHAANGYLLDQFMRDKTNHRTDQYGGSIENRVRIVLEVTQAVVDVWGAERVGIRLSPISPANDCGDSHPEPVFTYAVEQLNRFGLVYLHVVEGATGGPREVEGGFDLQKLRRLFKGTFMANNGYDLALAIKARKENLADLIAFGKPFIANPDLVERLRRGGPFNALDRDTLYGGDARGYVDYPTLDESAA; encoded by the coding sequence ATGACGGACTCGCAACATACCCCACTCGCCGCCCTCGATACCGATCTGTTCTCGCCGTATCCGCTCGGCCCGCTTGAACTGAGCAACCGTATCGTGATGGCCCCGCTCACCCGCAGCCGTGCCGGTCAGGGCGACGTGCCCGGCCCGATGGTCGCCGAGTACTACGCGCAACGCGCATCGGCCGGGCTCATCATCAGCGAAGCCACGAACATCTCGCAACAGGGCAAAGGCTACGCCTTCACGCCGGGCATCTATACCGAAGCACAAGTCGCCGGCTGGAAGCAGGTGACGGACGCGCTGCATGCCAAGGGCGGCAAGATTTTCTGCCAGTTGTGGCACGTCGGCCGCATCTCGCATCCGTCGTTGCAACCCGGGGGGGCGCTGCCCGTGGCGCCGTCGGCGATTCAGCCGGCAGGTAAAGCGTTCACCGAGCACGGTTTCGAGCCGCATCCGGTGCCGCGCGCGCTGGAGACGTCCGAGATCCCGGGCATCGTCGAACAGTATCGACACGCCGCCGAATGCGCCAGGCGTGCCGGTTTCGACGGCGTGGAAATCCACGCCGCGAACGGCTATCTGCTCGATCAGTTCATGCGCGACAAGACGAACCATCGCACGGATCAATACGGCGGAAGCATCGAGAACCGCGTGCGCATCGTACTAGAAGTGACGCAAGCCGTCGTCGATGTGTGGGGCGCCGAGCGCGTGGGCATTCGCCTGTCGCCGATCAGCCCGGCGAACGATTGCGGCGACAGCCATCCGGAACCCGTGTTTACCTATGCCGTCGAGCAACTCAACCGTTTCGGTCTGGTGTACCTGCACGTGGTCGAAGGGGCAACGGGCGGCCCGCGCGAAGTGGAAGGCGGCTTCGATCTGCAAAAGCTGCGTCGTCTGTTCAAGGGTACGTTCATGGCCAACAACGGCTATGACCTTGCGCTCGCGATCAAGGCACGCAAGGAAAACCTCGCGGATCTGATCGCCTTCGGCAAGCCATTCATCGCGAACCCGGATCTGGTCGAGCGCCTCAGGCGCGGCGGCCCGTTCAACGCGCTCGATCGCGACACGCTGTACGGTGGCGACGCGCGGGGTTACGTCGATTACCCGACGCTGGACGAGTCGGCAGCCTGA
- a CDS encoding mechanosensitive ion channel family protein, which translates to MTWEALMAWFGNAPWARMAVALAMLVVVAVLVQAVAQFVIVRVVRLVVQRTANRWDDALLAHRVFHRAARTLPYLVVQFGIELVPDLPEKAVLVIGNVALATTLLYATLAIAGILDAAQSVYAMSEHARTRSIKGYVQLGKIALYVVAGIAIVATIIDRSPWLLLSGLGAMSAVLLLVFKDTIMSFVASVQLTSNDMLRVGDWIEMPQVGADGDVVDIALHTVKVQNWDKTITTIPTWRLISESFRNWRGMQQAGGRRIKRTLCIDAGSVGFLDEAEIARLSKLHLLCDYLSEKQRSLADANAALGIAAGVPANTRRLTNIGTFRAYALAYLKAHPNIHEGMTCMVRSLQPSATGIPVELYCFTNTIVWAEYERVQGDVFDHLLAILPEFGLRMYQNPAGADLMRWTAPEARAA; encoded by the coding sequence ATGACGTGGGAAGCCTTGATGGCGTGGTTCGGCAATGCGCCCTGGGCGCGGATGGCCGTGGCATTGGCGATGCTGGTTGTGGTGGCGGTGCTGGTGCAGGCCGTGGCGCAGTTCGTGATCGTGCGTGTCGTGCGCCTGGTCGTGCAACGTACGGCCAATCGCTGGGACGATGCGCTACTCGCGCATCGCGTGTTCCATCGGGCCGCGCGTACCCTGCCGTATCTCGTGGTTCAGTTCGGCATCGAACTGGTGCCGGACCTGCCGGAAAAGGCCGTACTCGTCATCGGCAACGTGGCGCTTGCCACGACCCTGCTCTACGCCACGCTGGCCATTGCGGGCATTCTGGATGCGGCGCAGTCCGTCTATGCGATGTCCGAGCATGCGCGCACGCGGTCGATCAAGGGGTATGTCCAGCTAGGGAAGATCGCGCTGTACGTGGTCGCGGGCATTGCCATCGTCGCGACGATCATCGACCGCTCGCCGTGGTTGCTGCTCTCCGGCCTGGGCGCGATGTCGGCGGTGCTGCTGCTGGTATTCAAGGACACGATCATGTCGTTCGTCGCGAGCGTGCAATTGACGTCGAACGACATGCTGCGCGTGGGTGACTGGATCGAAATGCCGCAAGTCGGCGCCGATGGCGACGTGGTGGACATTGCGCTGCACACGGTGAAAGTCCAGAACTGGGACAAGACGATCACGACCATTCCGACATGGCGTCTGATCTCCGAGAGCTTCCGGAACTGGCGGGGAATGCAGCAGGCGGGTGGGCGCCGCATCAAGCGCACGTTGTGCATCGATGCGGGGAGCGTTGGGTTCCTCGACGAGGCGGAGATCGCGCGTTTGTCGAAGTTGCATCTGCTGTGTGACTACCTCTCGGAGAAACAGCGTTCGCTGGCGGACGCAAATGCTGCGTTGGGCATTGCGGCGGGAGTGCCGGCCAACACGCGCCGTCTGACGAACATTGGCACGTTCCGCGCGTATGCGCTGGCGTATCTGAAAGCGCACCCGAACATTCACGAAGGCATGACGTGTATGGTGCGCTCGCTGCAACCGTCCGCCACGGGAATTCCGGTAGAGCTTTACTGCTTCACCAACACGATCGTGTGGGCCGAATACGAGCGCGTGCAGGGCGATGTCTTCGACCATCTGCTGGCGATCCTGCCGGAGTTCGGGCTGCGCATGTATCAGAACCCGGCGGGCGCCGACCTGATGCGTTGGACCGCGCCGGAGGCGCGCGCGGCTTAA
- a CDS encoding betaine/proline/choline family ABC transporter ATP-binding protein (Members of the family are the ATP-binding subunit of ABC transporters for substrates such as betaine, L-proline or other amino acids, choline, carnitine, etc. The substrate specificity is best determined from the substrate-binding subunit, rather than this subunit, as it interacts with the permease subunit and not with substrate directly.) — protein sequence MIKLDNLTKSFVQKDGTRVNAVNKVSLDVPPGEICVFLGPSGCGKTTTLKMINRLIKPTSGHILLNGQDTGNINEIELRRHIGYVIQQIGLFPNMTIEENITVVPRLLGWDKKRCRERATELMGMVALDPKRYLSRYPRELSGGQQQRIGVIRALAADPPVLLMDEPFGAVDPINRESIQNEFLQMQRQLGKTVIMVSHDIDEAIKLADRIAIFRQGSLVQYAQPDALLARPVDEFVASFVGHDRILKRLLLVRAEDAATPQPTVKPQTTLSEAYGLMDELDTRSLVVVDENARALGYIARRDTRHAQGTCGERVRDFKASAVAGDNLRVLLSRMYEHNLASLPVLGDDNQYLGEVTQDSIADYLSSGKSRGNGGGTIIAPSLPGAQSVVASVPFGASV from the coding sequence ATGATCAAACTCGACAATCTCACCAAAAGCTTCGTCCAGAAGGACGGCACGCGCGTGAACGCCGTGAACAAGGTCAGTCTCGATGTGCCGCCTGGCGAAATCTGCGTCTTCCTCGGCCCGTCGGGGTGCGGCAAGACGACCACGCTCAAGATGATCAACCGGCTGATCAAGCCGACCTCCGGGCACATTCTGCTCAATGGGCAAGACACCGGCAACATCAACGAAATCGAACTGCGCCGCCATATCGGTTATGTGATCCAGCAGATCGGTCTGTTCCCGAACATGACCATCGAGGAGAACATTACCGTGGTGCCGCGCCTGCTCGGCTGGGACAAGAAGCGCTGCCGCGAACGGGCGACCGAACTGATGGGCATGGTCGCCCTCGATCCGAAGCGTTATCTGTCGCGCTATCCGCGTGAACTCTCGGGCGGTCAGCAGCAGCGTATCGGCGTGATCCGCGCGCTGGCGGCCGACCCGCCGGTGCTGCTGATGGACGAGCCGTTCGGCGCCGTCGACCCGATCAACCGCGAGTCGATCCAGAACGAGTTCCTGCAGATGCAGCGTCAACTGGGCAAGACGGTCATCATGGTCAGCCACGATATCGACGAGGCGATCAAGCTGGCGGACCGCATTGCGATTTTCCGCCAGGGCAGTCTGGTGCAGTATGCGCAGCCCGACGCCTTGCTCGCACGCCCGGTCGACGAGTTCGTGGCGAGCTTCGTGGGACATGACCGAATTCTCAAGCGACTGCTGCTGGTGCGCGCCGAGGATGCGGCCACGCCGCAACCGACCGTCAAGCCGCAAACCACGCTGTCCGAAGCGTACGGTCTGATGGACGAACTCGACACACGCTCGCTGGTGGTCGTTGACGAAAATGCGCGTGCATTGGGTTACATTGCGCGTCGCGATACGCGTCACGCACAGGGCACGTGCGGCGAACGGGTGCGGGATTTCAAGGCGTCGGCGGTGGCGGGAGACAACCTTCGGGTGCTGCTCTCGCGCATGTACGAACACAATCTGGCATCGCTGCCGGTGCTCGGCGACGACAATCAATACCTCGGTGAGGTCACGCAGGACTCCATCGCCGATTACCTGAGTTCCGGCAAGTCGCGCGGCAATGGCGGAGGTACGATCATCGCGCCGTCGCTGCCGGGGGCGCAGAGTGTCGTGGCGAGCGTGCCGTTTGGAGCGTCCGTATAA